GCGCCGCATGAGCGAGGCTGATCTGCACCATCGTGCCGATCTTGCGCCGGGCGATGAGGAGGAAGTCCGCATCGGCCCGCGGCTGCTCGGCTACGTCATTGGCTTCGGGCTTGCGGTGCTTTTGACCGCGACCTCGTTCTTCATTGCCGGCACCGACCTGGTCTGGCAGCCGTCGATCCCGGTGGCGCTGGTCGTGCTCGCGATCGCCCAGATGGGCGTGCACCTGGTGTTCTTCCTCCACATCACGACCGGGCCGGACAACACCAACAATATCATGGCGCTCGCCTTTGGCCTGCTGATCGTCTTTCTGGTGATCGGCGGCTCGCTCTGGATCATGGCGAACCTCAATCACAACATGATGCCGATGGATCAGCTCATGCGGATGCAGGGCTAGCGGGCTGATCGGGGGCGGCGTGGGTGACGGATTCCGCGAATGCGCTTTCCGTCACGACCGTGCACCGAGCACGGACTTGTAGTCCTGCCGCTTCGACCAGGAGACGTAGTAGGCGACGCAGGCCATGATCGAAATCCCGGCGGCGCTGACGAACACCTGCATGGCAAGCGAATTCGGTCCGGTGATCAGGAGCAGGTGGCCGGCGAAGGAAAGGAAGACGCCGGCGCAGAAGGCGGCGAGCCATTCCTGTCCCGAGATCAGGATCGGCTGCAGCGCGCGGGTGCGGAAGCCGGCCCAGTCGCGCGGCACGGCGTCGGCAAACAGCAGCACCAGCGCCACCAGATGCAGCACGCGGTAGGGCGCGATGTTCTCCCTGTCGACGGGCAGGAACACTTCCAGCAGCCAGTCCGGGGCGAACTTCGCGAATATGGTGGCTTTTCCCGCCGCGGTGACGATGAGTGCGAAGACGAGGAAGGCCAGCGCCGCGGTGCGCACGAACGGCGTGCTGCGCAGCCCACGCAGGCGTTGCGCCCCGCCGAGCGCGCACCAGGCACCGAGCACGAGCGGCAGCTGCCAGCAGAACGGATTGAAGTACCAGCTCCCGTCGGGAAACGACGCCAGCGTCCAGTCGAACAGGCGCGCCACGAGATAGAGCGCGATCGATGCAAGCAGCGTCAGGTTAGGCCAGCGGAACAGGCCCCACAGCGCCAGCGGAAAAAACGCCATCAGCGCGATGAAGAGCTGCAGCACGTCGAGATTGAGCGGCTTTGCCTGCAGCAGGAGGCCGTGAATCAGGATGCGCAGCGGGTGGTCGATGATGCCGCTGATGTTGAATTCGTTGATCAGCTCGGGCGCCGCATATTGCGCGGCCACGTGGCTGATGGTGTCGACATAGATGACGAACAGCACGACATAGGCGGCGTAGAGATGCCAGACCCGCTTGAACACACGGGTAGCCATGACAATGAAGCCGCGCTCCAGCAGCATTTTTCCGTACAGCAGCGCCGCGGCATAGCCGGTCGCGAACACGAACAGATCGGTCGCGCCGCTGAAGCCGAAGTTGCGCAGCGTCAGCAGGCTGACGACGTTTTGCGGGATATGGTCCAGAAACAGGAACCAGATCGCGATGCCGCGTACGAAGTCGAGGCGGGGGTCATGATCGCGGGCAGCGAGATCATCGGCAGCGGGCAGGCGCATTTCACGAAGAAGGCTTGAGGGTGATTCGGATTGAACGCGAATCTAGACCGGCTGTTCGCACCGTCCGAATAGAGTTCGCGTGAGATAGTGATCGCCATCGCATTTGGCATGCGATTCGCGGGCATTTTCTCTACCGTGCGCGATCACAATTGCGCAAGGAAATGTGATCATCCGGTTCGGATGACTTGTCGTCCGGTTCGCATGACTCCAGCAACGGGCGATGCATCAGGCGCGCGGCCGCAGCGAGCGCTGCATGTCCATGGAATAGGTGTAGCGTCCCTCGGGATGCGTGGTGACGGTGACCTCGAACAACTCCTCCTTGAGGCCGTAATAGCGGCGCACCACAGTCAGCGCAGGCGATCCCGGCTTGACCTTCAGCGCCCGCGCGATACCCGCCGGCATGCCGCGCGCAAAAATCTCCATCTGGGCATATTCGGTGGTCTGGCCGAACATCCTGGCGATCTGCTCGTGCACCGGCGCGCGGCCATGGTCGCTGCGCTTCACCACGCCGGCGAACTTGCGCAGCACGTAGATCTCGACCCATCCAAGCGGCGCCGCAAACTGGTCGGCGCGGCGGACAGCCTCGATCAGGAACCAGTGCTTGCCAGGCTCGCATTTCAGCAGGCCTGCGAGCTTGCGGTCGGCAGTGATCTCGCGGGTAGCGACGACCTCGCGATAGGTCTCGTTCGAATAGCGCAGCCATTCGTTGAGCGAGGTGACGCTGTGGGTGAACAGGACGGGCGGCTCCGCGGCGATCACCACCGAGCCGAGGCCGGCGCGCCGCACGATCAGGCCCTGGTCGATCAGGATGCGGAGCGCCTCGCGCACGGTTTGCCGGCTCGCTGCGTGCTGCGCCATCAGCTCGGTCTCGGTCGGCAGCAGGTCGCCGACCCCGTAACGGCCGAGCCGGACCTCCTTCTGCAGCTTGCCTGCGATGTCGCGGTAGCGCGAGGGCCTCTGCTTGCGCGGTTTGTCAGCCATGACAATCCGCGGGCTGGCCGCTCTGCATCGACCGGAGCGCGGCCTCGAAGGCGGCCAGCGTCGCCAGCACCTCGTGTTCCGGCACGGGGAAGGGGCGTGTGCCTTCGATCGCGTCCGCAAAGGCATCGAGCTCGGCGGCCAGCGTGTCGATCGCCGTGTAGCGGATCGTTTCGGGCGGGCGGCCGGAGCGGCGCATCACCATGGTGCTGTCGTCCAGCACCTCGGCCGATCCTGCGGTGCCGAACACATGGACGCGCCAGAAGAAAGGTGTTGCGCGCACGGTGGCGAGCGTGCCGGTGACGCCGCTGGCGAAATCGATCGCAAGCATGGCGCAATCGCGCGGCGGGGGGCCGGCCTCGTGTGAGGAGAGGCGGCCATAGACCCGGCTGACGGGGCCGAGCATGCTGACGAAGCCTTCGAGCACGTGCATGCCGGCGCCGGTCAATCCGCCGCCGGGCGATTCCTCCGGCGACAGCCGCCAGCCTTCCATGATCTTCTCGGAATTCTCGTTGCTGTTGTGACCCTCGACATGGAGCAGCTCGCCGAGCTCGCCGCTCGCGACGATCGCGCGCAACGCGGCCATCGAAGGCCAGAACCGGCGGTTGTGGCCGACGGCAAGCAGGACGTTTGCCTTGCGGCAGGTCGCGAACATCGCCTGCGCATCGTCGCGGCGCAGCGCCAGCGGCTTTTCACAGAACACCTGCTTGCCGGCGCGGGCCGCGGCGATCACCTGCGGCAGGTGCAGCGAGTGCGGCGTCGCCAGCAGCACGGCCTTGATCGCGTCATCGGCGAGCACGGCCTCGAAATCGTCGGTGAGATCGAGGCGATGCTGCGCGCAAAAGTCGCGTGCGCGCGCCAGATCGGTCTCCACCGCGCGCGTGATCCTGATGCGCCCTGTACCCGCGGCCTCGATGAGGCTGCGACCCCAGCGTCCGAGCCCGATGATCGCGGCGTTGATCATGACGGCCTTTCGGATTGCCGACGGCCGGCGCGGACGGCCTCGATGATCGCGGCGCTGTCCGCATCGGGGCCGGCCAGCGCGATCGCCTTGCGCAGCAGTGCTGCTTGCGTCGACGTCATCGGCAGCGGCAGATCATGGCTGTCAGCTTCCTTCAGGATCAATTCGGCGTCCTTCAGCGTCTGGGCGATACGGGATTGCGGAGCAAAATCCCCTTTCAGCATCTTCTCGGCCTTGATATCCATCACCCGCGAATAGGCGGCAGACCGCCGCACGGCGGCAAGGAAAGCCTCGCCATTGAGGCCCATGGCTTCCGCAAAGGCAATGCCTTCGGCGAGCGCCGCGCGGTTGCTTTGCAAAATCAGGTTGATCGCAAGCTTGAGGCGGGCGGCGTCGCCGATCGCGGGTAGCGCAATGCGTTCAGGACAGATGATTTCGAGAACGTCTTGGGCGGCAGCGATCGCCTCGCGCGGGCCTGTGATCAGCGCGAGCGCCGAACCATGGCGTACTTCTGCACTGGTGCCCGATAGTGGCATCTCCACCAGCGGAAAGCCGGCCAGAGCGGCATGCCCCGCAATGGCGGCGATTTCCTGGGGCACGCAGGTCGTGGTGCAGATCAGGACCGGGCGCGTCGGCATCGCCGGCCTTGCGAGATCGGCGAGCAGCGCCTGCACCTGCGCGGCGTCGAACACCGCAATCAGCACGATCCGGGATCGCGCCACGGTGTCTGCCACCGACGCAGCCAGCACCCCGCCGGCGGCGGCAAATGACGCGCCGCGCGCGGGGTCGATGTCGAAACCGACCGGCGCGACCCCCGCATCGATCAGGCGCGCGCCCAGCGCCATGCCCATCAGGCCAAGCCCGACGATGCCGATGCGCTCGTCCTGTTGCGCGACCACGGTTCGTCCTCGCGTGCTATTGCGGCTCGATTCCGGCGTCCTTGATGGCCGCCGTCCAGCGCACGATCTCGCTGC
This genomic interval from Bradyrhizobium sp. NP1 contains the following:
- the cyoD gene encoding cytochrome o ubiquinol oxidase subunit IV, with amino-acid sequence MSEADLHHRADLAPGDEEEVRIGPRLLGYVIGFGLAVLLTATSFFIAGTDLVWQPSIPVALVVLAIAQMGVHLVFFLHITTGPDNTNNIMALAFGLLIVFLVIGGSLWIMANLNHNMMPMDQLMRMQG
- a CDS encoding OpgC domain-containing protein; translation: MRLPAADDLAARDHDPRLDFVRGIAIWFLFLDHIPQNVVSLLTLRNFGFSGATDLFVFATGYAAALLYGKMLLERGFIVMATRVFKRVWHLYAAYVVLFVIYVDTISHVAAQYAAPELINEFNISGIIDHPLRILIHGLLLQAKPLNLDVLQLFIALMAFFPLALWGLFRWPNLTLLASIALYLVARLFDWTLASFPDGSWYFNPFCWQLPLVLGAWCALGGAQRLRGLRSTPFVRTAALAFLVFALIVTAAGKATIFAKFAPDWLLEVFLPVDRENIAPYRVLHLVALVLLFADAVPRDWAGFRTRALQPILISGQEWLAAFCAGVFLSFAGHLLLITGPNSLAMQVFVSAAGISIMACVAYYVSWSKRQDYKSVLGARS
- a CDS encoding GntR family transcriptional regulator, with protein sequence MADKPRKQRPSRYRDIAGKLQKEVRLGRYGVGDLLPTETELMAQHAASRQTVREALRILIDQGLIVRRAGLGSVVIAAEPPVLFTHSVTSLNEWLRYSNETYREVVATREITADRKLAGLLKCEPGKHWFLIEAVRRADQFAAPLGWVEIYVLRKFAGVVKRSDHGRAPVHEQIARMFGQTTEYAQMEIFARGMPAGIARALKVKPGSPALTVVRRYYGLKEELFEVTVTTHPEGRYTYSMDMQRSLRPRA
- a CDS encoding Gfo/Idh/MocA family oxidoreductase: MINAAIIGLGRWGRSLIEAAGTGRIRITRAVETDLARARDFCAQHRLDLTDDFEAVLADDAIKAVLLATPHSLHLPQVIAAARAGKQVFCEKPLALRRDDAQAMFATCRKANVLLAVGHNRRFWPSMAALRAIVASGELGELLHVEGHNSNENSEKIMEGWRLSPEESPGGGLTGAGMHVLEGFVSMLGPVSRVYGRLSSHEAGPPPRDCAMLAIDFASGVTGTLATVRATPFFWRVHVFGTAGSAEVLDDSTMVMRRSGRPPETIRYTAIDTLAAELDAFADAIEGTRPFPVPEHEVLATLAAFEAALRSMQSGQPADCHG
- a CDS encoding NAD(P)-dependent oxidoreductase is translated as MVAQQDERIGIVGLGLMGMALGARLIDAGVAPVGFDIDPARGASFAAAGGVLAASVADTVARSRIVLIAVFDAAQVQALLADLARPAMPTRPVLICTTTCVPQEIAAIAGHAALAGFPLVEMPLSGTSAEVRHGSALALITGPREAIAAAQDVLEIICPERIALPAIGDAARLKLAINLILQSNRAALAEGIAFAEAMGLNGEAFLAAVRRSAAYSRVMDIKAEKMLKGDFAPQSRIAQTLKDAELILKEADSHDLPLPMTSTQAALLRKAIALAGPDADSAAIIEAVRAGRRQSERPS